A genomic region of Clavibacter michiganensis subsp. insidiosus contains the following coding sequences:
- a CDS encoding glutamine synthetase family protein encodes MDKQRDFVLRTIEERGIKFVRLWFTDVTGTLKSVAIAPAEVEGAFAEGLGFDGSAIEGLTRSYEADMLAHPDPTTFQILPWRGEIDPTARMFCDISTPDGQPAIADPRNVLKRTLEKAADRGFTFYTHPEIEFYLLKSSEFGVDGPEPVDAAGYFDNVPGGTAHDFRRRSVRMLEDLGISVEFSHHEAGPGQNEIDLRYADALTTADNIMTFRTVIKEVAIEQGVYATFMPKPLAAHPGSGMHTHMSLFEGDVNAFYASGAEYQLSTIGRQFIAGLLKHAPEITAVTNQFVNSYKRLWGGGEAPSFVTWGHNNRSALVRVPLYKPNKGNSSRVEYRAIDSAANPYLSFSLMLAAGLTGIEEGYELPAEAEDNVWTLSDAERRALGYAPLPSSLDHAVQIMERSELVAETLGEQVFNYVLLNKRQEWRDYRAQVTPYELRSNLEML; translated from the coding sequence ATGGACAAGCAGCGTGACTTCGTCCTGCGGACGATCGAGGAGCGCGGGATCAAGTTCGTGCGCCTGTGGTTCACCGACGTGACCGGCACCCTGAAGTCGGTGGCGATCGCCCCGGCGGAGGTCGAGGGCGCGTTCGCGGAGGGCCTCGGGTTCGACGGCTCGGCCATCGAGGGCCTCACCCGCTCGTACGAGGCCGACATGCTGGCCCACCCGGATCCGACGACGTTCCAGATCCTCCCGTGGCGCGGCGAGATCGACCCCACCGCGCGCATGTTCTGCGACATCTCGACGCCCGACGGGCAGCCGGCGATCGCGGATCCCCGCAACGTCCTCAAGCGCACGCTGGAGAAGGCGGCCGACCGCGGCTTCACCTTCTACACGCACCCCGAGATCGAGTTCTACCTCCTCAAGTCGAGCGAGTTCGGGGTCGACGGCCCCGAGCCCGTGGACGCGGCCGGCTACTTCGACAACGTCCCCGGCGGCACGGCGCACGACTTCCGCCGCCGCTCGGTGCGCATGCTCGAGGACCTCGGCATCTCCGTCGAGTTCAGCCACCACGAGGCGGGCCCCGGCCAGAACGAGATCGACCTCCGCTACGCGGACGCGCTCACCACGGCCGACAACATCATGACGTTCCGCACGGTCATCAAGGAGGTGGCCATCGAGCAGGGCGTCTACGCGACGTTCATGCCGAAGCCCCTCGCGGCGCACCCCGGCAGCGGGATGCACACGCACATGTCGCTCTTCGAGGGCGACGTCAACGCGTTCTACGCGTCGGGCGCCGAGTACCAGCTCTCCACCATCGGCCGGCAGTTCATCGCCGGGCTGCTCAAGCACGCTCCCGAGATCACGGCGGTGACGAACCAGTTCGTGAACTCGTACAAGCGGCTCTGGGGCGGCGGCGAGGCGCCCAGCTTCGTCACGTGGGGGCACAACAACCGGTCCGCGCTCGTGCGCGTGCCGCTGTACAAGCCGAACAAGGGCAACAGCTCCCGCGTCGAGTACCGCGCCATCGACTCGGCGGCGAACCCGTACCTCTCCTTCTCCCTCATGCTCGCCGCGGGCCTCACGGGCATCGAGGAGGGCTACGAGCTCCCGGCGGAGGCCGAGGACAACGTGTGGACGCTGAGCGACGCCGAGCGTCGCGCCCTCGGGTACGCGCCGCTGCCGTCGAGCCTCGACCACGCCGTGCAGATCATGGAGCGCTCCGAGCTCGTCGCCGAGACGCTGGGCGAGCAGGTGTTCAACTACGTGCTGCTCAACAAGCGGCAGGAGTGGCGCGACTACCGCGCCCAGGTGACGCCGTACGAGCTGCGCTCCAACCTCGAGATGCTCTGA
- the panB gene encoding 3-methyl-2-oxobutanoate hydroxymethyltransferase — MQSPDAAVTPPEPARLPTEPTGPPKRVRIRHFARAKEQGLRITGLTSYDMLTAGIFDEAGIDFLLVGDSAGNTVLGYDTTVPVTVDELIPLARAVAGSAQRALVVADLPFGSYESGADQALATSVRFMKEARAHAVKLEGGVRSAEQIRRVVSSGIPVMGHIGFTPQSEHGLGGHIIQGRGGAAEALLADALAVQDAGAFAVVLEMVPQGIARRVSEELRIPTIGIGAGNGTDGQILVWTDFAGLTSGRVPRFVRRYADMRQVLLDAATRYRDDVVGGTFPAEAESYSD, encoded by the coding sequence ATGCAGAGCCCCGACGCTGCCGTCACCCCGCCCGAACCCGCCCGACTCCCGACGGAGCCCACCGGGCCGCCGAAGCGGGTGCGCATCCGGCACTTCGCCCGGGCCAAGGAGCAGGGCCTCAGGATCACGGGCCTCACGAGCTACGACATGCTCACGGCCGGCATCTTCGACGAGGCCGGCATCGACTTCCTGCTCGTCGGCGACTCCGCCGGCAACACGGTCCTCGGCTACGACACGACCGTGCCGGTGACGGTCGACGAGCTGATCCCGCTCGCGCGCGCCGTGGCCGGCTCCGCCCAGCGGGCCCTCGTGGTCGCGGACCTCCCGTTCGGGTCCTACGAGTCCGGCGCCGACCAGGCGCTGGCGACCTCCGTGCGGTTCATGAAGGAGGCGCGCGCCCACGCCGTGAAGCTCGAGGGCGGGGTGCGCAGCGCCGAGCAGATCCGCCGCGTCGTCTCCTCCGGGATCCCGGTGATGGGCCACATCGGCTTCACGCCGCAGAGCGAGCACGGCCTGGGCGGCCACATCATCCAGGGACGCGGGGGCGCCGCCGAGGCGCTGCTCGCGGACGCGCTCGCGGTCCAGGACGCGGGAGCGTTCGCCGTGGTGCTCGAGATGGTGCCCCAGGGGATCGCGCGGCGCGTCAGCGAGGAGCTGCGCATCCCCACCATCGGCATCGGCGCCGGGAACGGCACGGACGGGCAGATCCTCGTCTGGACCGACTTCGCGGGCCTCACGAGCGGCCGCGTGCCGCGCTTCGTCCGGCGCTACGCCGACATGCGCCAGGTGCTCCTCGACGCGGCGACGCGCTACCGCGACGACGTCGTCGGCGGCACGTTCCCGGCCGAGGCGGAGAGCTACTCCGACTGA